TTTTTCTAAAAACTGTCACCAAAGCCACAAACAAAGCAAGAGACACTCCCTTGACATAGAGGAAGCACATTTGCTAAAGCAGACAGTGACAGGAAACATAAACGCTTGTTTCTAGATTGCGCAAAGATCGAGTTAAACTAATGACCAAAGTCAAGAAGCACCTGGGGCGGATCCGAAACCACACAATATAAGGACTACACCCAAGAACAGCTCCGTTattcagaattacattttttagctTCCACTAAAGGAATACAACTGGAATGATTTTCAGATGATCTTTGCTAATTACAACATTTCAGTTagataaaaagttcaaaatgcaatttaaatttaatttaaaattacattcagaactaaatttttacatttccatAGCACTgcaatttttctttattgttttgttatgatGATCGCAACCTACAGTTAATTTTCCTTATTATGTAGACCTCTAATAATCTCTAAGCACACTATACTGCTTGTTCATTCTAATTAGTGGTACATTTCacatcatcaaaaaacaaaaaacaaaaaaaaaatgctttcttaaTAAAATGACTATTGGTTTATCAGTTATGCCATATTCAGTGAttgttgtaaaataattgtaagaatctttttttttttttttttgcagatatcCTTGTAATATTCTCAGCACAGGAAATTGTTTAAccatctaaatatattttaaagataattttaagAGATGTTATGCTACACTGCTGTATGCAATAATATCTGTATGGATGTAAAACATGGATACAAAGCATTCTAGTTAAAACTATGTTATCtctacattataatgtttttcacGGGTAACATAGCTGACAATTTCTTAATTTTGACAATTTCAGTGGAGAGCCTTGGCCGACCACATATTATTTTCTTGATCAGTTTAACCAcaaattttaatacatatttaaattgtattaattaaaatcataaatatattgcACACCATGAGTATGTAACCAACATACAGTAGCTGAAGATCATGACAATGGGTTATTGTAGATAAAATAGTGCATGGTGTTGTgagaaactattttttatttgtttggtcaGTAACATAGTTGACAGAACCTTTGTGGACAtgagcaaaataaaatattttcttaattgaCATCTAATCTAACCTAAAAAAATTACCTAAAATAACCTAATTCAAAAGTAAATttaatatagataatattattattttggtctcaAGACCAATTAACTTCAAAAAAGGACACTGCACAAATAATTTAAGGGACATCAAAGCAACTTCAAGCAAACTGAATCATAGTGTGCACAAACGATTTGTATGAGATTATAACATGCTGTAccttaatgtataaaatatgatatatctGAAGAAGATTGTTAGAAAATATATCATCACCATCAAGGGATGTGACGTGTGCCCTCAACTCAATTACTTTTCTACATCTCGATgatgtttttgattatttatttattttttgccatgacaccaaaatgttattaatgtGTTTGTTAGGGTGTTAGAAGTGGATGAGCCTGCTTTcagtctgtcattatttaatgtaacaaactaaatgaatattttcacacaaaaatctatatttgctgaaaatttactgacccttaggtcatcaaaaatgtaattttgtttctttgtgggaacagatttggagaaatttagcattgcatcacttgctcagcaatggatgctctgcagtgaatgggtgccgtcagaatgagagtccaaacagttgataaaaacatcacagtaatcctcaagtaatccacaccactccagtccatcaattaacatctggagaagacaaaagctgcatgtttgtaagaaacaaatccacaattttaaattgaaactgttgccctctcacatcaaaatccacccagatatttgtttttggactgttttcactgaTAAATGGTGTTTgttctatgcatatttctctcctgattcagacaagatgacttttccaatggagaaagcaatattatagattatagatatGTTGGATTGGAagtaacagtttgaagttaaaaacatctttatgatggatttgtttcttacaaacgcagCTTTTGGTTTGgtggtgttgattacttgtgatgtttttatcagctgtttggactctcattctgacggcacccattcactgttacatcttggatggtctgagggtgagggcattttcagcaaattgtcatttttgagtgaagtgctcctttaaaaaaatgactgaaatggTGAGGATTCAGGCTGAAATATCAGCCACAGTAAGATTACTTAAGTTGtggttttctttaaaacaagCGAGAGTGATTCAGTAGCCAGTGGGAAATATGTGACAGATCAAACTAAACTATAAGCATATCAGATATAAACTAACTCAGTGACTAAaagacaaacattattttttactttgtgtcGAGAGACTGGGGTGTGGGTGCCTTGAATTGTAGGATATTCTCAGCTGGATTAATTCTGCTCCCAATTTCCTCTATTAATATCTATtaaaaagaaacactaaaaatattcatttgataCAAGAAATGAATGCCTGAGATGATTGAGCTGGAATTTCAATATATCATGACAATACTGATGATGTAGATCAAATGGGATACGAGGGCAAAATTGCATCAGTGTGcagttgatgtttttatttaatttaatatttttaaacaattttaatgtccTATAATGTGACCAGCCAAAATGACAATAAAGGATTTTAACCCCCTTTTTTTAGCAGAAGAAGTGCCTTCTTTCTAATGTTTTAAGTGTGAAGCGAATTTACCTTGAAGGTGTACATGTTCCATGGAAATCAAAGTCATATCTTCTTCAAAAAGTGTGTCTACTATCTACAGGAACGCTTTCCTATTGTAATTGATTGATCATGacgatatataatatatatagtagacATATTCATTCTAAATGTCGCTGAGGAATAAAAAGAAGCCACTAGGATCACATTTGCATCATCAGAGAGCCCTTGTTATTGTTGAATGTGAGTTTGCTGCCATCTGCCGTCAACTCCATCAACTGCAATCAGCACCATGGCCAGCACCAGCACATACTTTTGATAACacatctattattttaaatataatttcaggaTTAATAAATTCTGCTAATGTTCCATATCTATGGAAAGATTCTGTGTAGTGGCTCCACTATCTAATGTTTTTACAGTGGTGTGATCATTCTTTTTTTCAATAGACTTTTTCTGGACAAAATAGATTTtgaatatatgctaaatatatgctTGTAAATcttgaaatatatgaaatatatttaaaaaagagagagagagagagaaaaaaaaagaaaatatttagtttcaaccttcacataccaaaatatatttcaaaatgtatttcaggggcaagaaaatacatttccaatcttGTAGAAGCCTACATTTAAGCTGAATGCAAATGTGGATGGAATAGCCTAGATTAAAACTAGATTTATAAAGATTTAATactaatttttatagtttttattataaatgtttttgttaattttttgtatttattttttaattttttgtattacagaagttaaacaaataaataaataaatgaaactaaaattaaaaagttaaataggtagaaaatgtattcacatacattatatttttgatcaaataaatgcagctttgatgagcataataAACTCctgtgaaaaacattaaaaatcgttctgaatcattcaaacttttgaacggtagtgtatattgctatcagggccgtagctggggtttgtggggccccggtgcaggttgtaacagtgggccctgtttgaaattgtttaatttgtatgtttgttctatttatttatttgtgctatttacacaatgttttagtTTGTGaccaggtacagaaaccgaataattaaatgtaaagtagcACTGCttaagtcttcactgtaaaaaataaatatacaatcaaaccaaaatttattcagacacctacaacatttctcacattatcacagtttatttgctatagtttagaaaatggtaataaaatatgacaagaactcaaagTTAAACTGTctaagaacaaattcatcttgacaatgttagataactttgatagaaatgtatgtaatggactacaatcatccaaaacttcagacagttgttagtatgacaatatttacacatctatcaatactttgttgactaattaccaagcaatgcttaatttttgtttagtctgtggtgtgaaaaggtaacattagcaattcaggaaaaaacataaacaaaacatggtcaggtcaaagtgtctgaatatttttttaatcagtttcactagttcactgtatgaagaatttttgggtatatgtcacagttcgctttattttgctatactcactttcataaattatagtgtcctgcacctactagtaaaaaaaaaaaaaaaaaaaaaaaaaatcaaacattatatctggtgtctgattaattgttggtttgactgtgcattaattcttgttaaaactacaaagtaattctgtcgagagcagtgagtaattttctttctttcattttcttggattaacattacagcagctagtagctaaattaggcgcggtcactttaagagacaatgaatGCATCCAATAAAatacacatccgatttttttctccactgtttactttcacttaagacataaccaacaggtttttttcgaacatactttctaagatggatattttgatatatgctgtatgtatttgtcagtacaagagcaaaaagaggcaaattcggtgttcaagcGTTTTGAGAAGCCTCTCTCTGCGTgagccctgaacaccagaacaccgcGGGTGCTGGATTGGGTTCTTTAgagtacttttttgtttgtttggactTTTAAcatccttttctgtttgtttaaccTGCGATTTGTGTTTGGGAGAACTTCACAATGGAGAGCTCGGTTCaatgttgctgtctgtgagacgCGGCTCTCCGCGTGCGCACCGAACACAGCGTGCGAGAAACCAGCTTCTCACTTCAGCTTTTCTGCGTCTTGTGTTTGGAtggtttaaactcttttgaatgtttaaattggcaaggttTTAAAACACGTGAAAATGATAAGTTTTCGTGACGACGCGCAGCAGTGGCCTGTCAACTTTCCTGAGCGTCCAGACGGTTGAGATCGCCGGGGGCCCCCCAATCAGCggtgggcccctataatcgtcaccacgtttcaccccactagcgacgcccctgatttatatatatatatatatttgaagcaAATGCTGATGTTATTTTAGAAAAAACGCATGTTTTacttggggacacttaattttataaatgtttgttttgttgaatttgtgTTAACTCTTCGTTGGGGATTGATTTTACTAATATGACGCTGTGAAAGCAAGGACTGTGCTGTTCTTCAGCACCACATGCTCTGAATCACAGCGCAGGCCGGGCTTGACGTCAGCTGTGCGAATCATCTCAACCACCAATCAGATGCGAACAAGCAGGCGCCGCTGTCTGTGAACTGCCAGCGCGTTATGAGCGGAATGACAAGCCAAGGCTGAACGCTGCCCAGGTAAGAAACCTTGATGCCAAGTAAATAAAACCAAGAACAACAACAGACGCAAGACGATGTATTCTTTTTCACCCACGTTTTATTTTGCATCTTAACAAGATGCGCTTGGCATGGGATGCTTTCCTGAGCCTCATCTATTCTTCATCTTCACTTGATGGAAGAGGGATAGAGAAACGAGCTCGTTCTGTGGTTGGTACCGGTCTTTGTTTCACAATGATTCACAGCAGTGAGATTTTTTGACTTTAGTTGAGAGGTTTGATTATCACCTCAGAAGTAGTGGAAATGTgttgtattttgatatatatagcCCCTCACCTTCCCATGCAGCAGAGGACTAAAAATGGAATTTGTCTAAAAATAGCTCACTCCTCTTTTGAGTATGCTTTGATATATCTTAACAGATCTGTGACGGATGATGAAATCCGGTTTGCTTTTGTTGTGTAGCATGGCatatttttggtgatttttttttaaaagtcgcatttatttgtatagcactttatacaatatagatggtttcacattaataaacagataaataacagtgttagtgttgtaaaattaatcagttatgaAACTAATTCGATTTCAGCTATATATTCAGCTTTAGTCTCATTATTCAGcaagtcagttcaatgttgatttgattcagttcaataacagttgCAAAGTTAGTGTTATTAACCTAAATTCAGACACATTTTTGTTCACATCTGATATGACAGTGCAGTTAAATCGAAAAATTACTGAATTTTAAGTGTCTTGTAAACCCCACCCGAGGGAATCAGTTGTGACTGTGGTAAGAGAACAAAACTccactgaatgattcatttgacaATGAATCAATCATTCGTTCTAGGCTATCTACTGCATGCACTCTTGTCTCTCTGACTCTCCTGTTTGACTCATTTTCAGTGATACACCCTCCTGCCGTAGTGATGAGTAACCTGCTCCAAAACACTTCTCTTTTGAATTGGGATGTACTAGAGGGAAGAAACGCGTCGCCTGCCCCGTCCTGGGAGCTGGAGCCGGTGCCGGCGATTGTTAACCCGTGGGACGTGCTGCTGTGCGTGACGGGAACGCTCATGTCCTGCGAGAACGCAGTGGTGATTGCTCTGATCGCCTACACGCCCACCTTGAGAGCGCCTATGTTCGTCCTCATCGGGAGTCTAGCGTTTGCTGACCTCCTGGCCGGCCTGGGCCTGATCCTCAATTTCACTGTAACTTACATAATCGATTCAGGATTTGTCACGCTACTGTTGGCAGGACTCCTCATCACAGCCTTCTCGGCCTCTGTGCTCAACATCCTGGCGATCACCGTGGACCGTTACCTGTCGCTGTACAACGCGTTGACGTACCACACCGAGGGCACGGTGATGTTCACCTACATCACACTCATCCTGATGTGGGTCATCAGCACCGCGCTCGGTTCGCTCCCTGTCCTGGGCTGGAACTGCTTGGAGGACGAGAGCACCTGTAGCATCTGTAGACCGGTGAACAAAAACAACGCCGCGGCGCTCGCCGTGTCCTTCCTCCTGGTCTTCGGTCTCATTCTGCAGCTGTACCTTCAGATCTGCAAGATCGCTTTCCGGCACGCTCAGCAAATCGCCGTTCAGCATCAGTTTATGACTACCTCACATTCGTCTTCCACCACGAAAGGGGTCTCCACCCTCACCACCATCCTGGGCACTTTTGGCTTCTGTTGGATCCCTCTTGCCATGTACTCGCTGGTGGCGGACACCCGAACCCCTGTGATCTACACCTACGCTATGGCTTTTCCGGCCATCTGCCACTCCATCATTAACCCCATGATATATGCGTTCAGGAACCCTGAAATTCTAAGATCTTTGAGAATTGCTTGTTGTTTGTGCATGCCTTACAGTTTCACCATGCGACCCAGGACACCCAGCGATGTGTAGGATCTTCAGTTTAAAGCACAATGTTGGCAGTGACCTGTCTGTAAAGCACATGGTGCATTTAATCCACATATTGTAATCCAGTGGAGTGagggaatttttaatttttttatttggccgATTTGGTAGCACTTCATATCATTGTGACCTATAATATAGTAACACGTTACTATAATTAACTGGTAATcagaataattttatataacatcTACTTTAACTTCCTTATGGTAAAGGACATGGTTGGTGATgggtaaaaaaagagaaattttggTGCTTTTCCATTCACCTTTGTATCAGAAATAATATGAGGTGGGATGTTTGAATGTATTTGAAATTTTGCATTCACTCAAAACTTTTGTGTTGCCCCAAGAAACTTTGCGTTCACCCGTGAAACATTTGTGGTAGAAATAATATGATTTGGGAGGAATAATAGAAATAATGTGAGGTGGGAAGAAAGATTATATTTCAAGGTTTTTGCATTCTCTTGTAAGACTTTCACATTCACTGCTGAGCATGCTGGAAACTTTGCATTCACATGCAAAAGTTTTGTATTCAATCAAGAAACTTTGTGCTATATGAAGTGGGAGGAAAAactgtatttcagtgtttttaaattctCTCGCAAAGCTGTAGTGTTTCCCCaataaattttgcatttgcatgcaaaagttttgcatatcccagagaaactttgcattcactcACAATTTTGTGCTGGCCCAAGAAACTTTGCTTTCGCTCGTGaaatatttatgatataattAACATGATTTGGGAGGAAAAATTGCATTTCAGTGCTCTTGTGAGTGAATGGTAAGTTTCTCATGGAAATGCAATAGTTTTGCGAGTGAATGCTAATGTTTTGAAAGAGAACAGCAAATTTTGGttttgtgagtgtacacaaaagcatcaaaatataatttttcctccaTTCTCATATTTTTTCCCCTTAGGGGCTCCGTACTGAATGGAAACAAATAACCTACAAGTTGCTTCAAACCACTGTACAattgtactgtataaaaaaaaaaaaaaaaaaaaaaaaaaaactatctgtaATGgtttaatacatactgtatggcAGATATACAGGATGCCTACAGTATTGTAAAATTAACATTAGCATAGCATAGCCACAACATACCTACAATCTGCTgctggttaataataataataattatgaaatattgtggctaaataatacaatatttttagccttaatattataataacatccAGGACACTAAGTGATTTCCAAAACAACGATATCCAGTCAAACTACTGAAATACCTCATTAATTCACAGAAAAGCCACAaaattttccacagaaaaaaaccATTGCACTTCAGTTCTATCAAAATACAGCATACAAGCTGCTCCATTTAACAATTCCACATTAAGTACATGTTGTTCATTATACTCAGAATGTGAGCACACAGTTAACACGAACCCTGTAATGTAAAGACTGACCTGCAGTTTCTGTAGTGATGTTTGGTGGCATTGATTTAAATGGATGTTTCTGTATGCAGACAGGATTTCAGTATTGCATTTCAACACAGATAATCAAATAGTAATGTGCTGTCCAAATacatacatcatcatcatcatcatcatcatcaaaaggtatatatatatatatatatatatatatatatatatatatagacctataATTATCCAAATGTAGCATACGCATTGAGTTGATGTCTGTAAGCACTGTGGTATGCTTGCATTCTTTAAATTTTTCCCTTAAAACGTTGACAGGTTTCTcaattattccaaaaaaaattattttaacagcttGTCAATACTAATTTTTTCCATCAAACTaactttctaatatgctgatatatgTTGACGTGAACTTCCAAGTGTATTGTCACAACACTACTCACTTAATGTATG
This window of the Cyprinus carpio isolate SPL01 chromosome A21, ASM1834038v1, whole genome shotgun sequence genome carries:
- the LOC109046124 gene encoding G-protein coupled receptor 12-like; amino-acid sequence: MSNLLQNTSLLNWDVLEGRNASPAPSWELEPVPAIVNPWDVLLCVTGTLMSCENAVVIALIAYTPTLRAPMFVLIGSLAFADLLAGLGLILNFTVTYIIDSGFVTLLLAGLLITAFSASVLNILAITVDRYLSLYNALTYHTEGTVMFTYITLILMWVISTALGSLPVLGWNCLEDESTCSICRPVNKNNAAALAVSFLLVFGLILQLYLQICKIAFRHAQQIAVQHQFMTTSHSSSTTKGVSTLTTILGTFGFCWIPLAMYSLVADTRTPVIYTYAMAFPAICHSIINPMIYAFRNPEILRSLRIACCLCMPYSFTMRPRTPSDV